The Bombus huntii isolate Logan2020A chromosome 11, iyBomHunt1.1, whole genome shotgun sequence genome includes a window with the following:
- the LOC126870887 gene encoding chromobox protein homolog 1-like translates to MSKGKESSPGESAGGEEFSVEKVLDRRVVKGKVEYFLKWKGYSNEENTWEPEENLDCPDLIAQFEEQRKKKEAAATGKRHEDKEQKKRKSSSGGPVLTHTKKKMTEDKKPEGFDRNLEPERIIGATDSSGELMFLMKWKGTDDADLVPARIANEKCPQIVIKFYEERLTWHSPAHDEESSVKADAE, encoded by the exons ATGAGCAAAGGGAAGGAATCATCCCCTGGAGAAAGCGCAGGAGGAGAGGAATTCAGCGTTGAAAAAGTTTTAGATAGGAGAGTGGTTAAAGGAAAA gttgaatattttctaaaatggAAAGGATATTCCAATGAAGAAAATACATGGGAACCAGAAGAAAATCTTGATTGTCCAGATCTAATTGCACAATTTGAAGAACAAcgcaaaaagaaagaagcagCTGCCACTGGTAAACGGCATGAAGataaagaacaaaagaaacgaaaaagttCATCAGGTGGTCCTGTACTTACTCATACTAAGAAAAAAATGACTGAAGATAAGAAACCTGAag GTTTTGACAGAAATTTGGAACCTGAACGAATTATTGGTGCAACAGATTCAAGTGGAGAATTGATGTTTTTAATGAAATGGAAAGGAACAGATGATGCAGATTTAGTTCCTGCTCGAATTGCCAAtgagaaatgtccgcaaattgtGATAAAGTTTTATGAAGAACGATTGACATGGCATAGCCCTGCTCATGACGAAGAAAGTTCAGTAAAAGCTGATGCAGAGTAG